A genomic stretch from Streptomyces sp. QL37 includes:
- a CDS encoding amino acid deaminase/aldolase, producing MTARTADRSRYNRATAHLDAPVAVVDLDAFDANADDLVRRAAGKPVRVASKSVRCRALLERVLARPGFAGIMSFTLAESLWLARAGFDDVLLAYPSADRSAYAELAADPKLAAAVTVMVDDHAQLELIDAARAGGTEEIRVCLELDTSLRLLGGRVRIGALRSPLRSPAQLAELARSVDRRPGFRLVGLMAYEGHVAGVGDSVAGRPLRSRAVRLMQTAARKELAARRAEVVRAVRAVAPGLEFVNGGGTGSVQHTAAEPAVTEIAAGSGLYVPRLFDNYTSFRGRPAALFAQPVVRRPGVGVVTVLGGGYPASGAAGADRLPVPYLPEGLRYDPQEGPGEVQTPLLGAPADDLLIGDKVWFRHAKAGELCERFDELRLIEGDRITATVPTYRGEGRTFL from the coding sequence ATGACTGCCCGCACCGCTGACCGGAGCCGCTACAACAGGGCCACCGCCCATCTGGACGCCCCGGTGGCCGTCGTCGACCTCGATGCCTTCGACGCCAACGCCGACGACCTGGTGCGCCGGGCTGCCGGGAAGCCCGTCCGGGTGGCGAGCAAGTCCGTACGCTGCCGAGCCCTTCTGGAGCGGGTGCTCGCGCGTCCCGGCTTCGCGGGGATCATGTCGTTCACGCTCGCGGAGTCGCTGTGGCTGGCCCGCGCCGGATTCGACGACGTACTGCTGGCCTATCCGTCGGCCGACCGGTCCGCGTACGCCGAACTGGCGGCCGATCCGAAGCTCGCGGCCGCCGTGACGGTGATGGTGGACGATCACGCGCAGCTGGAGCTGATCGACGCGGCGCGGGCGGGCGGCACCGAGGAGATCCGGGTCTGCCTGGAGCTGGACACCTCGCTGCGGCTGCTCGGCGGCCGGGTCAGGATCGGCGCTCTGCGCTCCCCTCTCCGCTCCCCCGCCCAACTGGCCGAGCTGGCCCGCTCGGTGGACCGCAGGCCCGGCTTCCGGCTGGTGGGTCTGATGGCGTACGAGGGCCACGTCGCCGGTGTGGGCGACTCGGTCGCCGGCCGGCCGCTGCGTTCGCGCGCGGTCCGGCTGATGCAGACGGCGGCCCGCAAGGAGCTGGCGGCCCGCCGCGCGGAGGTCGTGCGGGCGGTCCGCGCGGTGGCACCCGGCCTGGAGTTCGTGAACGGCGGCGGCACCGGCAGCGTGCAGCACACCGCCGCCGAGCCCGCGGTGACGGAGATCGCGGCGGGCTCGGGTCTCTATGTACCGAGGCTGTTCGACAACTACACGTCGTTCAGGGGCCGTCCGGCGGCGCTGTTCGCTCAGCCCGTGGTGCGGCGGCCGGGCGTGGGCGTGGTGACGGTGCTCGGCGGCGGCTACCCGGCGTCCGGGGCTGCGGGCGCGGACCGGCTGCCGGTGCCGTATCTGCCCGAAGGGCTTCGGTACGACCCGCAGGAGGGCCCGGGCGAGGTCCAGACTCCGCTGCTCGGCGCTCCGGCGGACGACCTGCTGATCGGGGACAAGGTGTGGTTCCGGCACGCCAAGGCGGGCGAGCTGTGCGAGCGCTTCGACGAACTGCGGCTGATCGAGGGCGACCGGATCACGGCCACCGTGCCGACGTACCGCGGTGAGGGCCGCACCTTC